The Triticum aestivum cultivar Chinese Spring chromosome 3A, IWGSC CS RefSeq v2.1, whole genome shotgun sequence genome includes a region encoding these proteins:
- the LOC123057472 gene encoding GDSL esterase/lipase At2g04570 — MPVAASSTRFLLLSLLLLSSPAVAVVRARVTALIVFGDSTVDAGNNNAVPTAVRSNFPPYGRDFPGGRATGRFCNGRVATDFYSEAFGLRPFVPAYLDPAYGIRDFAVGVCFASAGSGLDVATAGVFSVIPLSKQVDYFRDYKARLAEHLGAAEARAVLADAVFAISIGTNDFIENYFALTTARFLEFTVGDYTDFLIGLARSFLVELYGLGARKIGFTGLGAMGCLPIERGRRVMLCIEEYNAAARSFNAKLRDMVDELADSLPGAQFRVAEVYGFFTGILQNPASYGFVKASRGCCGTGLYEMGYTCSEWDALTCADANRYVFWDAVHPTERANKIIAEYLMNTTFSHFL, encoded by the exons ATGCCGGTGGCGGCATCTAGCACGCGCTTCCTCTTGCTCAGTTTGCTGCTGCTgtcgtcgccggcggtggcggtggtgaGGGCGCGGGTGACGGCACTGATCGTGTTCGGCGACTCGACGGTGGACGCGGGGAACAACAACGCCGTGCCCACGGCGGTGCGGAGCAACTTCCCGCCATACGGCCGGGACTTCCCGGGCGGCCGCGCCACGGGCCGCTTCTGCAACGGCCGCGTCGCCACCGACTTCTACTCCGAGGCGTTCGGGCTCCGGCCCTTCGTCCCGGCCTACCTCGACCCGGCCTACGGCATCCGGGACTTCGCCGTCGGCGTCTGCTTCGCGTCCGCCGGCTCCGGCCTCGACGTCGCCACCGCGGGCGTCTTT TCAGTGATACCCTTGTCAAAGCAAGTGGACTACTTCAGAGACTACAAAGCCCGGCTGGCGGAGCACCTCGGCGCGGCGGAGGCTCGGGCGGTGCTCGCCGACGCCGTCTTCGCCATCAGCATCGGCACCAACGACTTCATCGAGAACTACTTCGCCCTCACGACGGCCCGCTTCCTGGAGTTCACCGTCGGCGACTACACAGACTTCCTCATCGGCCTCGCCCGTAGCTTCCTCGTCGAGCTCTACGGCCTCGGCGCTCGCAAGATCGGCTTCACGGGGCTCGGGGCCATGGGCTGCCTCCCCATCGAGCGGGGCCGGCGGGTCATGCTCTGCATCGAGGAGTACAATGCCGCCGCGAGGTCGTTCAACGCCAAGCTCCGGGACATGGTCGACGAGCTTGCCGACAGCCTTCCCGGCGCGCAGTTCCGGGTCGCAGAGGTGTACGGCTTCTTCACCGGCATCCTGCAAAACCCGGCGAGCTACGGGTTCGTGAAGGCGTCCAGGGGATGTTGTGGCACGGGGTTGTACGAGATGGGGTACACATGCAGCGAGTGGGACGCGCTCACGTGCGCCGATGCAAACCGGTACGTCTTCTGGGACGCCGTGCACCCCACGGAGCGGGCCAACAAGATCATCGCCGAGTACCTCATGAACACAACCTTCAGCCATTTCTTGTGA